In a genomic window of Variovorax paradoxus:
- a CDS encoding UDP-3-O-acyl-N-acetylglucosamine deacetylase has translation MLQQRTLKSISRAVGVGLHSGQRVELTLRPAPADTGIVFRRVDLPEPAEIRMTAEAVTDTRLASTVSTGGAKVQTVEHLMSACAGLGIDNLYIDITADEVPILDGSASSFVFLLQSAGIEFQKAPRRFIRVLRKVEVREGDGANEKWASLEPYHGYKLSFEIDFDHRVVNSTGQRVEFDIGSGSYSRDIARARTFGFTKDVEYMRTRGLALGGGLDNAVVMDDTKVLNAGGLRYDDEFVKHKILDAMGDLYIVGKPLLAAYTAFRSGHALNNKLLRELLAHDDAYEIVTFADEKRAPRGFNEVARAW, from the coding sequence GTGCTGCAACAACGAACCCTCAAGTCGATCAGCCGCGCCGTGGGCGTGGGGCTTCACAGCGGGCAGCGCGTGGAACTCACGCTGCGTCCCGCGCCGGCCGACACGGGCATCGTGTTCCGCCGCGTCGACCTGCCCGAACCTGCCGAGATCCGCATGACCGCCGAGGCGGTCACCGACACCCGGCTGGCCTCGACCGTCTCCACCGGCGGCGCCAAGGTCCAGACCGTCGAACATCTGATGTCGGCCTGCGCCGGCCTGGGCATCGACAACCTCTACATCGACATCACGGCCGACGAGGTACCGATCCTCGACGGCTCGGCCTCGTCCTTCGTGTTCCTGCTGCAGAGCGCGGGCATCGAATTCCAGAAGGCGCCGCGGCGCTTCATCCGCGTGCTGCGCAAGGTCGAGGTGCGCGAGGGCGACGGCGCCAACGAGAAGTGGGCGAGCCTCGAGCCGTACCACGGCTACAAGCTCAGCTTCGAGATCGACTTCGACCACCGCGTTGTCAATTCCACGGGCCAGCGCGTCGAGTTCGATATCGGCAGCGGCTCGTACAGCCGCGACATCGCGCGCGCGCGCACCTTCGGCTTCACGAAGGACGTCGAGTACATGCGCACCCGGGGCCTCGCGCTCGGCGGCGGCCTCGACAACGCCGTGGTGATGGACGACACCAAGGTGCTCAATGCCGGCGGCCTGCGCTACGACGACGAGTTCGTGAAGCACAAGATCCTCGACGCGATGGGCGACCTCTACATCGTCGGCAAGCCGCTGCTCGCGGCCTACACCGCCTTCCGCTCGGGTCATGCGCTCAACAACAAGCTGCTGCGCGAACTGCTCGCGCACGACGACGCCTACGAGATCGTGACCTTCGCGGACGAGAAGCGCGCGCCGCGCGGCTTCAACGAAGTCGCGCGCGCCTGGTAG
- a CDS encoding acyltransferase, whose translation MTPSQQGGVCGVAEAQEEQKEQAAGRIFGLDLLRALAIGGVLVSHLQLVFWGGRSALAGVLGTLGVELFFVLSGFLIGGLLLDILEQGAGPRALWTFLVRRWMRTIPLYYLWLGVLLLCGTWAGATRWPWFFMSFTQNLAWPMTSVWYDVSWSLMVEEWFYLLFASLLLALAGVMRASRALGIACALFIVLPLLARWLADDPLVADWDAQIRKVVLLHLDAIAYGVAMAWLMRSRRRACDALALPMLALGLALVAASLLSSLDPASYRSATWRAGFFGMASTGFALCFPAVVRLRQPGWGLDAAVRWTSQRSYGMYIVHLSVMEFARRLVLDGTLQPREGLLLAGLATAALAELSYRLVEVPLLVRRPPQHARGEGGHRNRRGMRVIAS comes from the coding sequence ATGACTCCATCGCAACAGGGTGGCGTCTGCGGCGTGGCCGAGGCGCAGGAAGAACAGAAAGAACAGGCAGCGGGACGGATCTTCGGGCTGGATCTTCTGCGGGCACTGGCCATCGGCGGCGTGCTCGTCAGTCATCTGCAACTGGTGTTCTGGGGCGGCCGCTCGGCGCTGGCCGGCGTCCTGGGCACCCTGGGCGTCGAGCTCTTCTTCGTGCTCAGCGGCTTCCTCATCGGCGGCCTGCTGCTCGACATCCTCGAGCAGGGCGCCGGCCCGCGCGCCCTGTGGACCTTTCTCGTGCGGCGCTGGATGCGCACCATCCCGCTGTACTACCTGTGGCTCGGCGTGCTGCTGCTGTGCGGAACCTGGGCCGGCGCCACGCGATGGCCCTGGTTCTTCATGAGCTTCACGCAGAACCTGGCCTGGCCGATGACCAGCGTCTGGTACGACGTCTCCTGGTCGCTGATGGTCGAGGAGTGGTTCTACCTGCTGTTCGCCAGCCTTCTGCTCGCGCTGGCCGGCGTCATGCGCGCCTCGCGGGCCCTCGGCATCGCCTGCGCGCTCTTCATCGTGCTGCCCTTGCTGGCGCGCTGGCTCGCCGACGACCCGCTCGTGGCCGACTGGGATGCCCAGATCCGCAAGGTCGTGCTGCTGCACCTCGACGCCATCGCCTATGGCGTGGCCATGGCCTGGCTGATGCGCAGCCGGCGCCGGGCCTGCGATGCGCTCGCGCTGCCGATGCTGGCGCTGGGCCTGGCACTGGTCGCGGCCTCGCTGCTGAGCAGCCTGGATCCGGCCTCCTACCGCAGCGCGACATGGCGCGCGGGCTTCTTCGGCATGGCCTCGACGGGCTTCGCGCTGTGCTTTCCGGCCGTCGTGCGGCTGCGGCAGCCGGGCTGGGGCCTGGATGCGGCGGTGCGCTGGACCAGCCAGCGGTCCTACGGCATGTACATCGTCCACCTGTCGGTGATGGAGTTCGCGCGCCGGCTGGTGCTCGACGGCACGCTGCAGCCGCGCGAGGGCCTGCTGCTGGCGGGCCTGGCCACCGCCGCGCTGGCCGAGCTGTCCTACCGGCTGGTGGAGGTGCCGCTGCTGGTCCGGCGTCCGCCGCAGCATGCGCGCGGCGAAGGCGGCCATCGCAACCGCCGCGGCATGCGCGTCATCGCTTCCTGA